In one Hyphomicrobium sp. 99 genomic region, the following are encoded:
- the hutX gene encoding heme utilization cystosolic carrier protein HutX — MSETLSSEVAARPPLRERLAKNADGILEQIAREYGVSTFEAVEALPNAHRAIVAGSEFEKILSALTEWGPVVFIVHTPDIVLECEGPIPPGTIGRGYFNLHGDSPIGGHIKFENCTHIAFVARPFMGRESRSVQFFNGAGEAMFKIFVRRDETRELIKEQVTLFDELRASLDG, encoded by the coding sequence ATGAGCGAAACCCTTTCATCTGAGGTCGCCGCGCGGCCGCCTCTGCGCGAACGGTTGGCGAAAAACGCTGACGGCATCCTCGAGCAGATCGCCCGAGAGTACGGCGTCAGTACATTCGAAGCCGTCGAAGCGCTTCCGAATGCGCACCGCGCCATAGTCGCCGGTAGCGAGTTCGAGAAAATATTGTCGGCTCTGACTGAGTGGGGACCCGTCGTCTTCATCGTGCATACGCCGGACATCGTTCTCGAATGCGAAGGGCCGATTCCGCCCGGCACCATTGGGCGCGGCTACTTCAATCTGCACGGCGATAGCCCTATCGGCGGACACATCAAGTTCGAGAACTGCACGCACATTGCCTTTGTGGCGCGTCCCTTCATGGGGCGTGAATCGCGGTCCGTTCAGTTTTTCAACGGCGCGGGCGAAGCGATGTTCAAGATCTTCGTTCGGCGCGACGAGACGCGCGAACTGATCAAAGAGCAGGTGACGTTGTTCGATGAACTGAGAGCAAGTCTCGACGGCTGA
- a CDS encoding antibiotic biosynthesis monooxygenase, which produces MYIAMNRFKVEPDLAKDFEQLWIGREVNLHKEPGFITFHLLRGPTREDHVLYSSHTVWRSFADFEAWTKSDSFRKSHSSAGGATRKLYLGHPEFEGFEVIQEVLSDGSKSVLAAAE; this is translated from the coding sequence ATGTACATCGCGATGAACCGCTTCAAGGTCGAGCCCGACCTTGCAAAAGATTTCGAGCAGCTTTGGATTGGCCGCGAAGTGAACCTGCACAAAGAGCCGGGCTTCATTACGTTCCACCTGCTTCGCGGACCGACGCGTGAAGATCACGTTCTCTATTCTTCGCATACGGTCTGGCGTTCGTTCGCCGACTTCGAGGCGTGGACGAAATCGGACTCGTTCCGGAAGTCGCATTCCTCTGCTGGCGGAGCGACGCGGAAGCTTTATCTCGGCCATCCGGAGTTTGAAGGTTTCGAGGTGATCCAGGAAGTTCTCTCCGACGGCTCGAAGTCCGTTCTTGCAGCGGCCGAGTGA
- a CDS encoding VOC family protein: protein MMTLPDELPAEGVAVPLAIPVLLSTNIERSVETYDSKGFNIVRAAHNYLILRRRAVEVHVSSVAHIPEPHCVAAYIRVADVDEWYSAFKNGPAKRLSEISDKPWGMREFHFIDDDGNLLNIGQMLPEHSEYRLGDD from the coding sequence ATGATGACGTTACCCGACGAACTTCCCGCCGAGGGCGTTGCCGTCCCATTGGCGATACCTGTTTTGCTTTCGACGAATATCGAACGCTCGGTTGAAACCTACGACAGCAAGGGCTTCAATATTGTCCGTGCCGCCCACAATTACCTCATTCTGCGGCGGCGAGCCGTTGAGGTGCATGTCTCGTCAGTCGCGCACATTCCTGAGCCGCATTGTGTCGCCGCGTACATTCGGGTCGCCGACGTCGACGAATGGTACTCGGCTTTTAAAAACGGCCCGGCAAAACGTCTGTCCGAGATTTCGGACAAGCCGTGGGGCATGCGTGAATTTCATTTCATCGATGACGACGGCAATCTTCTCAACATCGGCCAGATGTTGCCCGAGCATAGCGAATACCGGCTGGGTGACGACTGA
- a CDS encoding heme ABC transporter ATP-binding protein: MLEARHVSVMAGQKRLIDDVSLTITPGRLTAVIGPNGAGKSTLLRIMAGELKPSEGSVFLDGSDIRQMSVARLATRRSVVAQSTTLSFPFTVLETVMLGATVPAFGIRDDAAAVVAREALAAVGLANFEMRMLNQLSGGERQRVHIARALCQLATAPRHQAEAAALLLDEPTASLDLKHQCDVLSLIKAQSSQGRAVMLVIHDLNLAAAFADEIVLMAAGKIAGKGKPHDLLNEDLLSHTFGCPLRVVSSNDGGRLILPAAITRRTIIGAAAE; this comes from the coding sequence ATGCTGGAAGCGCGTCACGTCTCAGTCATGGCCGGCCAAAAGCGGCTCATCGACGACGTCTCGCTGACGATCACGCCGGGCCGGTTGACTGCAGTCATCGGGCCTAACGGCGCGGGAAAATCAACGCTGCTGCGCATCATGGCAGGCGAACTCAAGCCAAGCGAAGGCTCGGTCTTCCTCGATGGCTCGGATATCCGGCAGATGTCGGTTGCGCGTCTCGCGACGCGTCGATCTGTCGTCGCACAATCGACAACGCTTTCCTTTCCGTTTACCGTTCTTGAAACCGTCATGTTGGGCGCGACGGTGCCAGCCTTCGGCATTCGCGACGACGCCGCGGCCGTTGTTGCGCGCGAGGCTCTGGCCGCCGTTGGATTGGCAAATTTCGAAATGCGGATGCTCAACCAGCTTTCGGGCGGCGAGCGTCAGCGCGTCCATATTGCTAGAGCTCTATGCCAGTTGGCCACGGCTCCGCGACATCAAGCAGAAGCAGCGGCGCTCCTGCTCGATGAGCCGACCGCGAGCCTCGATCTCAAGCATCAATGCGATGTACTCAGCCTAATTAAAGCGCAGTCGTCGCAAGGACGCGCGGTGATGCTCGTCATTCACGATCTCAATCTTGCCGCAGCATTCGCCGATGAAATCGTGCTTATGGCCGCCGGCAAAATCGCCGGAAAAGGTAAGCCTCACGACCTCTTGAATGAGGACCTGCTCAGTCACACGTTCGGGTGTCCATTGCGGGTGGTATCGTCAAACGATGGTGGGCGATTGATCCTGCCTGCGGCGATCACACGCAGAACAATAATCGGAGCGGCTGCTGAATGA
- a CDS encoding iron ABC transporter permease, translating to MSIAEGRIARVTDAVRPARSKVFLALTGLFLLSAILSLAIGPTGISLGSLPRAFAAAAGYADGAGAKRDRLVLIDLRLPRTLLAAFVGAALATSGAMMQGLFRNPLADPGLIGVSSGAALAAIATIVLGHGIAAPLVAPLGIYALPIAAFFGGLVTTITLVAIAARRGHLAVGTLLLAGIALGALSGSLGGFLSYASDDRELRDLTLWSMGSLSGASWEKVLAVLPFAAAIILVVPQLMRGLNGFLLGEAEAMHLGIDTERTKRLTIATTAAAVGAAVAVAGVIGFVGLVAPHVMRLISGPDHRAVLPGSAILGATLVIVADIISRMAIRPAELPIGIVLALVGAPVFLHLVLRRSIGGGE from the coding sequence GTGAGTATCGCTGAAGGCAGGATCGCGCGCGTTACCGATGCCGTCAGGCCTGCGCGCAGCAAGGTCTTTCTTGCGCTCACCGGGTTGTTTCTGCTGTCGGCGATCTTATCACTCGCCATCGGTCCGACAGGCATTTCTCTCGGGTCGCTCCCGCGTGCGTTCGCGGCGGCCGCCGGCTATGCGGATGGCGCCGGGGCGAAACGTGACCGGCTCGTTCTCATCGACCTCAGGCTGCCGCGAACCCTTCTCGCGGCGTTCGTCGGCGCAGCTCTCGCGACGTCGGGTGCAATGATGCAGGGCCTTTTTCGCAATCCGCTCGCCGATCCGGGTCTCATCGGCGTTTCATCAGGCGCGGCGCTTGCTGCAATCGCGACCATCGTTCTCGGCCACGGGATCGCTGCTCCCCTCGTCGCGCCTCTCGGGATTTACGCTCTGCCGATAGCCGCGTTCTTCGGCGGGCTTGTCACGACGATAACGCTCGTTGCCATTGCTGCGCGCCGCGGTCACCTTGCGGTCGGCACCTTGCTGCTTGCCGGCATCGCACTCGGTGCGTTGTCGGGCTCGCTCGGCGGATTTCTTTCCTACGCCAGCGATGACCGCGAGTTGAGAGATTTGACGCTCTGGTCGATGGGAAGCCTTTCCGGCGCAAGCTGGGAAAAAGTTTTGGCGGTCCTACCTTTCGCAGCCGCTATCATCTTGGTCGTGCCGCAGCTCATGCGCGGGCTCAACGGATTTCTGCTTGGGGAGGCAGAAGCGATGCACCTCGGCATCGATACCGAACGAACGAAGAGGCTCACCATCGCGACGACGGCCGCAGCGGTTGGGGCGGCCGTGGCGGTTGCGGGCGTGATCGGCTTTGTCGGCCTTGTCGCGCCGCACGTGATGCGTCTCATCTCCGGCCCCGATCATCGCGCGGTTCTTCCCGGCAGCGCTATTCTCGGAGCGACGCTCGTCATCGTTGCCGACATCATTTCGCGTATGGCGATCCGGCCTGCGGAATTGCCGATTGGCATCGTGCTCGCGCTCGTCGGCGCGCCCGTGTTCCTTCATCTCGTGCTGAGACGCAGCATCGGCGGCGGAGAATAG
- a CDS encoding hemin ABC transporter substrate-binding protein has product MGVATGRFAIAGALLALAGLSADVGSDRSRAFAAEAPPPSGAIRILSLGGDVTEILYALGQGDKVVAVDTTSQFPASALKEKKSVGYLRALSAEGVLAVNPTLIIASEQAGPPEVVKAVKSSGVQYADIAEKQTAEGVPDKVRRIGGIVGAEAEAEKLATKVAADFAALDIDRKQIKEHKKVLFILAIQNGRATVGGTGTGADAILQLAGADNAAASVTGYKPVSDEQLAELAPDAVVVMRRGDGDRHSGDLALSLPGLSQTPAAKNKGLIEMDGQYLLGFGPRAPAAAHDLMKALYSGPGQTAATP; this is encoded by the coding sequence ATGGGCGTGGCGACTGGACGATTTGCAATTGCGGGCGCTCTTCTCGCGCTTGCCGGATTATCCGCTGACGTGGGCTCCGACCGCTCGCGCGCGTTTGCGGCTGAAGCGCCGCCGCCTTCAGGTGCGATCCGAATTCTATCGCTGGGCGGCGATGTGACGGAAATCCTCTACGCTCTTGGACAAGGCGATAAGGTTGTCGCCGTCGATACCACGAGCCAGTTTCCCGCGAGCGCGCTCAAAGAGAAGAAGTCTGTCGGCTACTTGCGCGCGCTTTCGGCGGAAGGCGTTCTTGCCGTCAATCCGACACTCATCATCGCATCCGAACAGGCGGGACCGCCCGAGGTCGTCAAAGCCGTCAAGAGCAGCGGCGTGCAGTACGCGGATATCGCGGAGAAGCAGACGGCCGAAGGCGTGCCGGATAAGGTTCGCCGTATCGGCGGCATCGTCGGCGCGGAGGCGGAAGCCGAGAAGCTTGCTACAAAAGTCGCGGCCGACTTCGCTGCCCTCGACATCGACCGCAAGCAGATCAAAGAGCATAAGAAGGTGCTGTTCATCCTTGCCATTCAAAACGGGCGAGCGACGGTCGGCGGCACCGGTACGGGCGCGGATGCAATCCTGCAGCTCGCAGGCGCCGACAATGCAGCCGCCAGCGTTACCGGTTACAAGCCGGTGAGCGACGAACAATTGGCTGAGCTTGCTCCCGATGCCGTCGTCGTAATGCGCCGCGGCGATGGAGACCGCCACAGCGGCGATCTCGCCTTGTCATTGCCGGGCCTCAGCCAGACGCCAGCTGCAAAAAACAAAGGTCTCATCGAGATGGACGGTCAATATCTGCTCGGCTTCGGACCGCGTGCGCCCGCAGCCGCGCATGACCTCATGAAGGCCCTCTATTCCGGGCCGGGCCAAACCGCTGCAACGCCGTGA
- the hemP gene encoding hemin uptake protein HemP — translation MPVSSHISLIERMSPKKEVAGSTLRQAGCEPISTTTIPDADEPAGSSIRYRVDELLKGSREAILLHRGQEYRLRITATGKLILTK, via the coding sequence ATGCCCGTTTCCAGCCACATATCGTTGATTGAGCGAATGTCTCCAAAAAAAGAGGTCGCAGGTTCCACTCTGCGGCAAGCGGGATGCGAACCCATCTCCACAACAACAATACCAGACGCCGATGAGCCGGCAGGGAGTAGCATCCGGTACCGGGTCGACGAATTGCTCAAAGGTAGCCGCGAAGCAATTCTCCTGCACCGCGGGCAAGAGTATCGCCTGCGCATCACCGCTACCGGCAAACTCATTCTGACGAAATAA
- a CDS encoding putative zinc-binding metallopeptidase produces MKNYACSHCGNTVYFENVKCMKCSSALGFDTDELAIVAIEKTGVSEVTPEAPIFRKLSSTPYDVPMRYCANAEFGVCNWLTPESESNIFCKACDLNRLIPNLSEQGSLLAWRALEHAKKRLVYSLLRFGLPFDGQASAKGPLTFDFVRNALTGHLDGVVTIDVSEADSVERERQRQQFDEPYRSLLGHLRHESGHYYWMVLVEEANRLDEFRAVFGDEREDYDAALTRHHNTGPASDWQERHVSAYASAHPWEDWAETWAHYLHMVDALDTAAAEGMEGHGLRLDLRDDIYSSGTFDTLMARWVPLTIAMNSLSRSMGHDDFYPFVIPRAAYDKLAFVHRIIHERAEQPEALTAAKV; encoded by the coding sequence ATGAAGAATTACGCCTGCTCGCACTGTGGAAACACGGTGTACTTCGAAAACGTGAAGTGCATGAAATGCAGCAGCGCGCTCGGCTTCGATACGGATGAGTTGGCGATCGTCGCGATCGAGAAAACCGGCGTCAGCGAAGTTACACCCGAAGCGCCGATCTTCCGGAAGCTCAGCAGCACGCCTTACGACGTTCCGATGCGTTATTGCGCGAATGCCGAGTTTGGCGTTTGCAACTGGCTGACGCCTGAATCCGAGAGCAACATCTTCTGCAAGGCTTGCGACCTCAACCGCCTCATACCAAACCTCTCGGAACAGGGTAGCTTGCTTGCGTGGCGCGCGCTTGAGCACGCGAAAAAGCGCCTTGTCTACTCGCTGCTCAGGTTCGGTTTGCCATTCGATGGCCAGGCTTCGGCGAAAGGTCCGCTCACGTTCGACTTCGTGCGCAATGCTCTCACGGGCCATCTCGACGGCGTCGTCACCATCGACGTCAGCGAAGCCGATTCCGTCGAAAGAGAACGGCAAAGGCAGCAGTTCGACGAGCCTTATCGCTCGCTGCTCGGCCACCTCCGCCACGAAAGCGGGCATTATTATTGGATGGTTCTTGTCGAAGAGGCCAATCGGCTCGATGAGTTTCGCGCGGTTTTCGGCGACGAACGCGAGGACTACGATGCGGCGTTGACGCGCCATCACAACACGGGTCCCGCATCCGATTGGCAGGAGCGGCACGTTTCCGCCTATGCCAGTGCGCATCCCTGGGAAGACTGGGCCGAAACTTGGGCTCATTATCTTCACATGGTCGATGCGCTCGACACGGCTGCGGCCGAAGGCATGGAAGGTCACGGTCTTCGCCTTGATCTGCGCGATGACATCTATTCGAGCGGCACGTTCGATACGCTGATGGCGCGATGGGTGCCGTTGACGATCGCCATGAACAGCCTGAGCCGCAGCATGGGCCACGACGATTTCTACCCGTTCGTGATCCCGCGCGCCGCTTACGACAAACTCGCGTTCGTGCATCGCATTATTCACGAACGCGCAGAGCAGCCCGAAGCTCTGACGGCGGCCAAAGTTTAA
- a CDS encoding DUF2126 domain-containing protein has protein sequence MVLHVALTHQTSYRYDRRVSMAPQVIRLRPAPHCRTPILSYSLTITPKTHFLNWQQDPFGNFLARVVIPEETTEFSVTVDLVADMAVINPFDFFIEEKATNWPFAYDDVLKKELAPYLVAAPLGPNLERYLKKINRKTQTTIDFICDLNRMVQGDVSYLIRMEPGVQTPEETLGNGSGSCRDSAWLLTQILRNVGLAARFVSGYLIQLKPDVKPHDGPAGAETDFTDLHAWTEVYIPGAGWIGLDATSGLLAGEGHIPLAATPHPVSAAPISGSHTKAEVSFDFKMAVTRIRETPRVTKPYDDETWKTIVATGKAIDKRLVEGDVRLSMGGEPTFVAADDMEAAEWNTAAVGPTKRRYADQLIRRLQKRFAPGGLLHYGQGKWYPGEQLPRWAFALYWRGDGLPLWENQDLIVSENVARPAMIEDADNLMRGLCAKLGLPVDSAIPAYEDPAHFLLVERKLPINVTAEANKLDDPAERERIARVFDRGLGGVASYVLPIQAWQTADRGRRWVTERWALRREQLFLVPGDSPAGFRLPLQSFPVLEPLEQSNVIPRDPMSPSRPLPERSVLLQERRVVTLEAAKPKTPIEITPEIGGSVRTALTVEPRGNAICVFMPPLTDAEDYAALVAAIEEAAKDTGVPVQVEGYNPPSDARLNVIKVTPDPGVIEVNIHPSSSWESTVAITTALYEEAHETRLSAEKFMLDGRHTGTGGGNHIVLGGMEPADSPFLRRPDLLASVIAYWQNHPALSYFFSGMFIGPTSQAPRADEGRHEALYELEIALSQVPERGAGHIPPWLVDRLFRNLLIDVSGNTHRAEICIDKLYSPDSATGRLGLVEFRSFEMPPHARMSLAQQLLLRALIAMFWEKPYRQKLVRWGTALHDRFMLPHYLWSDFATIIADLKAANLPVELEWFRPHFEFRFPLYGTVSASNLTLELRQALEPWHVLGEESVAGGTARYVDSSLERVEVKVKGQTGDRYAVTCNGRPLPLAPTGNWGETVAGVRYRAWWPPSALHPTIPTHVPLAFDIVDTWSGRSIGGCRYHVAHPGGRNFEVFPINAYEAEGRRLARFDAEGHTAGPMSIKPESVNPDYPCTLDLRRTAG, from the coding sequence ATGGTTCTTCACGTCGCGCTGACCCATCAAACGAGCTACCGCTACGATCGACGGGTAAGCATGGCGCCGCAGGTGATACGCCTCCGCCCCGCGCCACATTGCCGAACGCCCATCCTGAGCTACTCGCTGACGATCACACCGAAGACGCACTTCCTGAACTGGCAGCAGGATCCGTTCGGCAACTTTCTCGCTCGCGTCGTCATCCCGGAAGAAACGACCGAATTCTCCGTCACTGTCGATCTCGTGGCGGATATGGCGGTGATCAATCCGTTCGACTTCTTCATCGAGGAAAAAGCAACGAATTGGCCGTTCGCTTATGACGACGTGTTGAAGAAAGAGCTCGCGCCTTACCTCGTTGCAGCGCCGCTCGGGCCCAACCTCGAGCGCTATCTGAAGAAGATCAATCGCAAAACGCAAACCACGATCGACTTCATCTGCGATCTCAATCGCATGGTGCAGGGAGATGTCAGCTATCTCATCCGCATGGAGCCGGGCGTTCAAACGCCGGAGGAAACGCTAGGCAACGGTTCCGGATCGTGCCGCGACAGCGCGTGGCTTCTGACGCAGATCCTGCGCAACGTCGGCCTCGCGGCGCGTTTCGTATCGGGCTACCTCATCCAGTTGAAGCCGGACGTGAAGCCCCACGACGGCCCCGCCGGCGCCGAGACGGACTTCACCGATCTCCATGCGTGGACGGAGGTCTATATTCCGGGCGCCGGATGGATCGGCCTCGACGCGACGTCCGGTCTATTGGCGGGCGAGGGACACATTCCGCTCGCTGCCACGCCCCATCCCGTTAGCGCCGCGCCCATCAGCGGCAGCCATACGAAGGCGGAAGTTTCATTTGATTTTAAAATGGCGGTCACGCGCATTCGCGAGACGCCGCGCGTCACCAAGCCCTACGACGACGAAACGTGGAAAACCATCGTCGCCACGGGAAAGGCGATTGATAAGCGACTTGTCGAAGGCGATGTCCGCCTGAGCATGGGTGGCGAGCCGACATTCGTCGCCGCCGACGATATGGAAGCCGCGGAATGGAACACGGCAGCCGTCGGGCCGACCAAACGTCGCTATGCGGATCAACTGATCCGCCGCCTGCAGAAGCGCTTCGCGCCGGGCGGGCTGCTTCACTATGGCCAAGGCAAGTGGTATCCGGGCGAACAGCTTCCGCGCTGGGCCTTCGCTCTCTATTGGCGCGGCGACGGCCTTCCGCTCTGGGAAAACCAGGACCTCATCGTCAGCGAAAACGTCGCCCGCCCCGCGATGATCGAGGATGCCGATAATCTGATGCGCGGCCTCTGCGCCAAGCTTGGCCTGCCAGTCGATAGCGCTATTCCGGCCTATGAAGATCCGGCGCATTTCCTCTTGGTCGAACGTAAGCTGCCGATCAACGTCACGGCGGAAGCCAACAAACTGGATGACCCGGCCGAGCGCGAAAGGATCGCGCGCGTTTTCGATCGCGGGCTGGGCGGCGTCGCAAGCTACGTTCTTCCTATACAAGCTTGGCAGACTGCGGATCGCGGCCGCCGATGGGTCACCGAGCGTTGGGCGTTGCGCCGGGAGCAACTTTTTCTTGTACCGGGTGATTCTCCGGCTGGCTTCCGGCTTCCGCTGCAATCATTCCCAGTGCTCGAGCCGCTCGAGCAATCGAACGTCATCCCACGCGATCCGATGAGCCCGTCGCGGCCGTTGCCGGAGCGTTCGGTTTTGCTGCAAGAACGCCGCGTCGTGACGCTCGAGGCAGCGAAGCCAAAAACGCCGATCGAGATCACGCCAGAGATCGGAGGCTCCGTCAGAACCGCGCTGACGGTCGAGCCGCGCGGCAACGCCATTTGCGTGTTCATGCCGCCGCTGACGGACGCGGAAGATTATGCGGCCCTCGTCGCTGCAATCGAGGAAGCGGCCAAAGACACCGGCGTTCCGGTGCAGGTCGAAGGCTACAATCCGCCGTCGGATGCACGCCTCAACGTCATCAAGGTCACGCCCGATCCCGGCGTCATCGAGGTCAACATTCATCCCTCTTCAAGCTGGGAAAGCACGGTCGCGATAACAACCGCCCTTTATGAGGAAGCGCACGAGACGCGTCTTTCCGCCGAAAAATTCATGCTCGATGGTAGACATACCGGAACTGGTGGCGGCAATCACATCGTGCTCGGCGGTATGGAGCCGGCTGATAGTCCGTTCCTGCGCCGACCCGATCTCTTGGCGTCTGTTATCGCCTATTGGCAAAATCATCCGGCGCTCTCCTATTTCTTCTCCGGCATGTTCATCGGCCCAACGAGTCAAGCACCGCGCGCCGACGAGGGCCGCCACGAAGCGCTCTACGAACTTGAGATCGCGCTTTCGCAAGTCCCCGAGCGAGGTGCCGGACATATCCCACCCTGGCTCGTCGACCGGCTCTTCCGTAACCTGCTGATTGATGTCTCGGGCAACACCCATCGCGCCGAGATTTGCATCGATAAACTCTATTCGCCGGACAGTGCGACCGGTCGGCTAGGCCTCGTCGAATTTCGCTCCTTCGAGATGCCGCCGCATGCCCGCATGAGCCTCGCTCAGCAGCTTCTGCTACGCGCGCTCATCGCGATGTTCTGGGAAAAGCCATATCGCCAGAAACTCGTGCGCTGGGGAACAGCGCTGCATGACCGGTTCATGCTGCCGCATTACCTTTGGTCAGACTTCGCCACGATCATCGCCGATCTCAAGGCCGCAAATCTACCCGTCGAACTCGAATGGTTCCGGCCGCATTTTGAATTCCGCTTTCCGCTCTACGGAACCGTGTCGGCGTCGAACCTCACGCTCGAACTGCGTCAGGCGCTCGAGCCCTGGCATGTGCTCGGCGAGGAGAGTGTGGCGGGCGGTACCGCACGCTATGTCGACTCTTCGCTCGAACGCGTCGAAGTGAAGGTCAAGGGCCAAACAGGCGATCGCTACGCCGTGACGTGCAACGGCCGTCCACTGCCGCTGGCGCCGACTGGAAACTGGGGAGAAACCGTCGCTGGCGTCCGCTATCGCGCTTGGTGGCCGCCCTCCGCTTTGCATCCCACAATCCCCACGCACGTGCCCCTGGCGTTCGACATCGTCGATACCTGGAGCGGCCGTTCGATCGGGGGCTGCCGATATCACGTCGCGCATCCGGGCGGACGCAATTTCGAAGTCTTTCCGATAAATGCCTACGAAGCTGAAGGACGCCGCCTCGCGCGTTTCGACGCGGAAGGACACACGGCGGGTCCGATGTCCATCAAGCCCGAGAGCGTTAACCCCGATTATCCATGCACATTGGATTTGCGCCGCACCGCCGGGTGA